AGCATCACATGCGCCTCTATCCGCTGAAGCAGGTAAACCATGTTCTTGTAGTCTTCCGCCTTCAGGAGGTTATAGAATTTCATCACAGTAGGGTACTGCTTAGCAAAGAACCTATAGAACGGATGCGTGGCAGGGTGGTTAATGCCATAAACTTCACCATATGCCACCATGCAGTAAAGTTTTTTTATATCTCCCCTTGTGTGGTTACCACCTATTTCCCTGTTGTAATTGTCACGTAAATTGTCATAGAAAGTACCCCCTGATATATCCCTAAAATATTGCTCTACGTCACTGTAAAGCCCCTTTTCACCCTCTCTTACAATGTCTTTTACTAGCATTATGAGAGAAGACATTGAAGAGAGACATTGAAAGAAAGACATGTAACCAGAACTATAGAAAGAGATATTGTTAAGAGAGAGTACATTTACATTAGAACATATAGAAGAGACATTAAAACGTCCTTCTACAATGTCCTTTACCCCAATATCATTTACATCAATACCATTAACACCTATATCATTAACAAGGCTATTAATAAATTTTTTGTCCGCCGCCGATACGCCCTTTTTGAGGTTGAACTTGTAAAAGTTCGGGTTAAAAAACAGCAAACTCAAATACGGCTGGCAGTTCTTTATGTCAATGCACGCCAAAGGTGCCCCGCCGTAGGTGACAAAGTTCCTAAGCTCCTTTTTCAGGTTCGTAAGCGGCGTGTGCAGCCTTCCCGCCACATCATCCAGCTTAAAGAAAAGCTCCCTTTCCTTGTCGTAAAGGTGCTCAACGGTGAGTGAGTGCGCATTATACTTCACCATGTTCTCTGTCCGCCTGTCCATTAAGTCAAACTCGTCTTCAGGGGGCGGGGGATTCTCAGGGTACATGTTTGACAGCCACTCCAGCGCGCCCTCCCTGTCAATGTTTAGCTTTCCCCGCTTCCACCAGTTCCACAGGTTTTTGTGCTTGTCTTTTGCAGTGTCGTTTTCAGGAGGCGTTTTTGAGAGCTTCTTTATAAGCTTTTCATCTGTTAGCAATACCTCTTTAGTGCGGCACATGTACCTGTGGCTGAACCAGTATGCTTTAGAGGCATACTTAGGGGTGTAGTACGGCTCGCACTGCAGCACTCCCGCATCTATTAAATAATTTAAGTACTTGTCGTAGTGCCTTACCTTGCGCTGGATGGTTTGAGCGTGGATGGGCACCTTGCCATCCACACTTACCTTGTCTCCGCCATACGCTTGAATATGCGTTACCTGTCCGAGAATGTATAGCAGTTCATCTTTTTTGAAGTCTGGTACACTATCAGGTGGCCGCTTTTCAATCAGCCTCTCCACGTCCAGCTTCTCAGGAATATAAACTTTCACTGCCATTATGTAATTTATCATTCGTTGTTGCTGCACCATTCTTCAGAATAGGCAGTATCCACCCACCCAACATGAGAACCATGTTTGAAAAACTAAACTCTAACCATGGAAAATTTAATTATAAAATGAAGTGCTAATTATCTCCGCTAATTTGTCCCACTACAGTTCTAATCTCTGAACGTAGGTATACATATCCATTACAGCTATGCAGTCTGTTTGGTGTTAATATGCGTTTCCTAAAAAGCCCGTTGATGGTTGCTTTTTTCAGGTCAGGATTCAAATGCTGTATATAAGCAATGGCTTCTGGCCTTGATAACGGGCGTTCTGTTATGTCATCAGGTTCTATGACTCTTGTGGGAACCCAGAATAGCATCCCTTTGGGGATTCCATAGCCGCTAACATAGTCTCTTCTATAGACAATGTATGTCGGGTTATCAGCAAAATACTGTAAGATTTCATCATAACTCCTACCTGTAAATATGTTATCCATCTTCATCTGTAAAAAGTCAAATTATACATCTATATACACTGACAAACAGGTAGTTTATTCAATATTTTCTCCTTTTTAAAAAGTTCGTATTTCTCCTTAGCCGCATCTAATTGCTCCGTCCAGTAATAATGACGCCCCATACTCTCCTACTGGTTGGTTTTATCAAGCGCAAGTCAACCATTCTCCTTAACACCGCTCTTGAATAGCCAATGTAAATGCAGGCTTCATCAGCAGTATAAATTCTTTTAGGTTCTAACTGCTTGGCTTTCTCAGCTTTGGTTAATTTTTTAGCCAATGCGGCTTTACTGGCTACAGGATAAGGAAAAGGCGTTTGTGCGGTTGTATTAAAGCTGATATTGTTCATTGTTCTTAGATGAATTAGAATATTTTGTAAATACTTATTTAGAATTGAAAGACTTGGAAGATGCCTTTTGACGTAACAAAGTGTAGTTAATTTAATTAGGTTGGATAAGTACAATCTCGCGCTAAATTGATACTGCAAATGTATACGCTTTGAAACATAATATGCAAGACTTAATCAAAATTATTTTTAGATATCAAATAAATTTAATACAATATCAAACCTGCATTAATTGCTTGTTTGCTATTTGCAAACATTAATAATTACATTCACCGACCAAAAAAACTACAAGTTACATCAAGCTAAGTACGGTACAATTCTAACCCTACTTACTTGATTCGAAACGAACTACATGTGAATAGGCAATATTAAAGCACTAATAAAGATATAGCTACATTAAGAGAGGGGTGAATACCCCACATTTATACAGCATTATAAAGCGCAATTACAAGAAAGGGTATTAGATTTATATGAAGGGAGTAATATATAATAGAAACAGCAAAAAGGCATTTTGTAAGTGTTATTAAGTACTTTTGAAGGCATGAGGAAGTCATTGGAATTATTATATAATTTATTCTTTCGGGCAAAACGTGTCTCCCCCCACCGCTCATAAAAGAAACACCTTAACGCGTCCTGCCTTACATTTATACCATTTTTACCAGCGTTTCCTGCGCCTTTTACTGCCATATCTCATCTTCACTTGCTGAATCATGCCAGCTACCAGCGCTACAAACAGGGGAATGGTAATGATGGCAAGCAGCAGGTACTCCCACCATGTCTTAGTTTCTTCCATGGCAGCAGTATATGTGGGTTAGACTTGCCTTACCGCTCCAAACAGGGCTAATCAATTTCATATCTATTCAGGAAGGAACGTTGCAGGAGTGTTAAATACATCGTATATTTGTAATATAAGATATTAAACACTGTCTGGAGCATGAAAAAGTACATAGCCTACTACCGCGTATCAACACAGAAGCAGGGCACTTCAGGACTTGGGCTGGAGGCACAGAAAGCAGCCGTAGCTGGCTTTGTGGCTGGTGCTCCAGTGCTGGCAGAGTACGTGGAAGTGGAAAGCGGCAAGAAAGACAACAGGCCAGAGCTGGAGAAAGCCATAGCGCACGCAAAGCAGGCAGGAGCCACGCTTATCATTGCAATGCTTGACCGCCTTAGCCGCAACGCTGGTTTCATCTTTGCCTTGCGGGATTCAAAAGTAGACTTCATTTGCGCCGATATGCCAGACGCAAACACCCTGACAATAGGCATATTTGCGGTTATGGCACAGCACGAACGGGAGCTGATAAGCAAGCGCACAAAGGACGCATTGGCCGCTAAGAAGGCACGCGGCGAGGAAGTAGGCAACAGGGCTAACCTGACACAAAAAGGCCGTCAGAAGGGCGCAAAAGCCCGTCAAACGGCGGCTATGCAGGACAAGGCGAATAAGAACGCCCTGAATTGGGCGCTGGAGTGCAAGGCGAAGAAAGGCGAAGAAAAAATGACACTACAACAGATAGCCGATAAGCTGAACAGCATGGATTTAACCACCAGCACAGGGGCACAGTTCAGGGCAATGAGCGTGAAGCGCCTGCTTGACCGCCACGACAAGCTACAAAAGGAGCAGGAAGACTTTAAATTTAAAATTAAGCAAGCGGAAAAATTTGCCCTGCACCTGAAAGCGGTAAACCTGAAGGTCAGGATTGACGAAGGTTTGGTGTACTTTGAACCTGACACCAAGCACACGGAACCTTGGCCGTTTACATCTTTGCTTTTCCAGCAAGTGATTGACAAAGGCGCAGTGCTGGAGTACATAGACGGATACTATGCCCTGTATGCAGACCGCAGCAAAAGGGAAAAACTTTCGGGCGGGAGCAGCTTCATTTCCTTGCTTGGTATACTGGCAGATTATATATTTCGCATAAACATGCAAAAGGAGCATGAGGCAAGCCTGCATCCTGACTTAATCTACATCAGCAAAGGCAATCCAGAAAAGAAGCAGCCGCCTTTTGTTTTAAGCACAGTCCTTTAGTCTATCAATATCTTCTCAATATAAGAGGAAAGAGTGCAGCAGCTTTAACCTAAATCTTTAGTGTGCAACCAAGATTAGAAGACTATATTCGTAAGTCCTGATAAGGTCAAAGCCTTTAGACGGTCATTTGTAAATTTTCAGCTATATACATGCAAGAGCATAGAATAAATCCAGAAAGAATCACCAAGCCGATTCAATTGCTTGCAGCATGGCTTATTGGGCTTATTTTGGTAGTTGGCTCTCTCTTAACTGCTGCTGGTACAATAGATAGACCTTCTTGGTTACCCGCTTTCTTTGCAATTTCTGCAGTCTGTACAATTCCTGTGTTTTTGGCATTAATATTCCTTTTACAGACAAAGTTTAGACCTGAAATGCAAGAAGATTCTTTCTATTCCAAATATTTAGAAAAAGATTCTTTAACCTTTCAGTATTTCAAAGAGGAAGATGAAAAGCAAGTGGAAATAAAAATACTAAAAGAAGAGATTCTGCTTTTATCACAAGCAACTAAAAAGGAAATAGAGGCAATAAGGCAAATAATTAATGTAGATTCTATTAAGTCTGAACAGGAAGAGAAAATTGAAGCAATCATAGTTAATTCCGATAATAGGTTAGATGAAATTAAAAGAATTGCAAATATTGCCACAATCTCATTAAACATTAATAGGAATTTACCCTCCTATCAAAACATAGTACCCATTGTTACCCAAATTGGATTTACAAATTTTAAAGAGTTTGGTACAGATAAAGTCCCTGAAGTACACGCAATATCATTTGGCAAAAATGTAACTATCGATATTGTTAAAGCATTAGCTTTCAAGCTTGTAACCTTGGGTATCACAC
This window of the Pontibacter russatus genome carries:
- a CDS encoding recombinase family protein, which produces MKKYIAYYRVSTQKQGTSGLGLEAQKAAVAGFVAGAPVLAEYVEVESGKKDNRPELEKAIAHAKQAGATLIIAMLDRLSRNAGFIFALRDSKVDFICADMPDANTLTIGIFAVMAQHERELISKRTKDALAAKKARGEEVGNRANLTQKGRQKGAKARQTAAMQDKANKNALNWALECKAKKGEEKMTLQQIADKLNSMDLTTSTGAQFRAMSVKRLLDRHDKLQKEQEDFKFKIKQAEKFALHLKAVNLKVRIDEGLVYFEPDTKHTEPWPFTSLLFQQVIDKGAVLEYIDGYYALYADRSKREKLSGGSSFISLLGILADYIFRINMQKEHEASLHPDLIYISKGNPEKKQPPFVLSTVL